A stretch of Halomonas elongata DSM 2581 DNA encodes these proteins:
- a CDS encoding bifunctional allantoicase/(S)-ureidoglycine aminohydrolase, producing the protein MSQSPVTQRQYYAPHGGHPGQKVMTTDRAMFTEAFAVIPKGVYRDIVTSKLPHWENTRLWILSRPLSGFAETFSQYIMEVSPGGGSERPETDPGAEGVLFVVEGELVLTLGGERHRMVPGGYAFIPPGSDWQLRNEADEPVRFHWIRKAYEFVDGIDVPEAFVVNENDIEPTVMPDCNEVWATTRFVDPDDMRHDMHVTIVTFQPGGVIPFDETHVMEHGLYVLEGKAVYHLNQQWVEVEAGDYMWLRAFCPQACYAGGPGPFRYLLYKDVNRHMALPYSKRR; encoded by the coding sequence ATGAGCCAGAGCCCCGTGACCCAGAGACAGTACTACGCCCCCCACGGCGGCCATCCGGGACAGAAGGTCATGACCACCGACCGGGCCATGTTCACCGAGGCTTTCGCGGTGATTCCCAAGGGGGTCTATCGCGATATCGTGACCAGCAAGTTGCCCCATTGGGAGAACACCCGGCTGTGGATACTGTCCCGGCCGCTCTCCGGTTTTGCGGAGACCTTCTCCCAGTACATCATGGAGGTCTCGCCAGGCGGCGGCAGCGAACGGCCCGAGACCGATCCGGGAGCCGAGGGTGTGCTGTTCGTGGTGGAGGGCGAGCTGGTGCTGACCCTGGGCGGCGAGCGGCATCGCATGGTGCCCGGCGGTTATGCCTTCATTCCGCCGGGCAGCGACTGGCAATTGCGCAACGAAGCCGATGAGCCGGTACGTTTTCACTGGATTCGCAAGGCCTACGAATTCGTCGACGGCATCGACGTTCCCGAGGCCTTCGTGGTCAACGAAAATGACATCGAGCCGACGGTGATGCCGGACTGCAACGAGGTCTGGGCCACCACGCGCTTCGTCGATCCGGACGACATGCGCCACGATATGCACGTGACCATCGTCACCTTCCAGCCGGGCGGGGTGATTCCCTTCGACGAGACCCATGTCATGGAGCATGGTCTTTACGTGCTCGAGGGCAAGGCGGTCTATCACCTCAACCAGCAGTGGGTGGAGGTCGAGGCCGGGGACTACATGTGGCTGCGCGCCTTCTGCCCCCAGGCCTGCTATGCCGGTGGCCCAGGGCCCTTCCGCTATCTGCTTTACAAGGACGTCAACCGGCACATGGCGCTGCCTTACAGCAAGCGTCGCTGA
- the gcl gene encoding glyoxylate carboligase: MARMTAAEAAVHVLKKEGVDVAFGLPGAAINPFYAAMRNVGGVDHVLARHVEGASHMAEGYTRTQPGNVGVCIGTSGPAGTDMITGLYSASADSIPILCITGQAPANKLHKEDFQAVDIKAIAGPVTKWAITVLEPAQVPRAFQQAFQIMRSSRPGPVLIDLPIDVQMTEIEFDPDTYESLPAYKPSASRAQIEKAMGMLNESDQPLLVAGGGIINADASELLTEFAEITGVPVIPTLMGWGTIPDDHPLMAGMVGLQTAHRYGNATMLASDFVMGIGNRWANRHTGALDSYTEGRTFVHVDIEPTQIGRIFGPDYGIVSDAKAALELFVEVAKEWKAEGKLKDRSAWAEECQERKRTLLRKTHFDNVPVKPQRVYEEMNKAFGKNTRYVSTIGLSQIAGAQFLHVYKPRHWINCGQAGPLGWTIPAALGVRRADPETDIVALSGDYDFQFMVEELAVGAQFNLPYIHVLVNNSYLGLIRQAQRGFDMDYQVQLSFENINCPEINGYGVDHVSVVEGLGCKALRVTDPEKIGEAFAEARELMQQHRVPVVVEIILERVTNISMGTDLKGINEFEELAENQEDAPTSIAALT; the protein is encoded by the coding sequence ATGGCTCGCATGACCGCTGCGGAAGCTGCCGTTCACGTGCTCAAGAAAGAGGGGGTCGATGTCGCCTTCGGCCTGCCCGGCGCCGCCATCAATCCCTTCTATGCCGCGATGCGCAACGTCGGCGGTGTGGATCACGTCCTGGCGCGTCACGTCGAGGGCGCCTCGCACATGGCCGAGGGTTATACGCGTACCCAGCCGGGTAACGTCGGAGTGTGCATCGGCACCTCCGGGCCGGCCGGTACGGACATGATCACCGGCCTGTATTCGGCCTCCGCCGATTCCATCCCGATCCTGTGCATCACCGGTCAGGCGCCGGCGAACAAGCTGCACAAGGAGGATTTTCAGGCGGTCGATATCAAGGCGATCGCCGGACCGGTCACCAAGTGGGCCATCACCGTGCTGGAGCCGGCCCAGGTGCCGCGTGCCTTCCAGCAGGCCTTCCAGATCATGCGCAGCTCGCGCCCTGGACCGGTGCTGATCGATTTGCCGATCGACGTGCAGATGACCGAGATCGAGTTCGATCCGGATACCTACGAATCGCTGCCGGCCTACAAGCCGAGCGCTTCGCGCGCCCAGATCGAGAAGGCGATGGGCATGCTCAACGAGTCCGACCAGCCGCTGCTGGTGGCCGGCGGCGGCATCATCAATGCCGATGCCAGCGAGCTGCTCACCGAGTTCGCCGAGATCACCGGCGTGCCGGTCATCCCGACGCTGATGGGCTGGGGCACCATCCCCGATGACCATCCGCTGATGGCGGGCATGGTGGGGCTGCAGACCGCTCACCGTTACGGCAACGCGACCATGCTGGCGTCCGACTTCGTCATGGGCATCGGCAACCGCTGGGCGAACCGCCATACCGGTGCGCTGGATTCCTACACCGAGGGGCGCACCTTCGTCCACGTGGATATCGAGCCGACCCAGATCGGTCGCATCTTCGGGCCGGACTACGGCATCGTCTCCGATGCCAAGGCAGCGCTGGAGCTGTTCGTCGAAGTGGCGAAGGAGTGGAAAGCCGAGGGCAAGCTCAAGGATCGCAGCGCCTGGGCCGAGGAATGCCAGGAGCGCAAGCGTACCCTGCTGCGCAAGACTCACTTCGACAACGTGCCGGTCAAGCCGCAGCGCGTCTACGAAGAGATGAACAAGGCCTTCGGCAAGAATACCCGTTACGTCAGCACCATCGGGCTTTCCCAGATCGCCGGCGCCCAGTTCCTGCACGTCTACAAGCCGCGCCACTGGATCAACTGCGGTCAGGCAGGTCCGTTGGGATGGACGATTCCGGCTGCGCTCGGGGTGCGTCGTGCCGACCCGGAGACCGATATCGTCGCACTGTCGGGCGACTATGATTTCCAGTTCATGGTCGAGGAGCTCGCCGTGGGCGCGCAGTTCAACCTGCCCTACATTCACGTGCTGGTGAACAACTCCTACCTGGGGCTGATTCGCCAGGCCCAGCGTGGCTTCGACATGGACTACCAGGTGCAGCTCTCCTTCGAGAACATCAACTGCCCCGAGATCAACGGCTATGGCGTCGACCATGTCTCCGTGGTCGAAGGTCTGGGCTGCAAGGCGCTGCGGGTCACCGATCCCGAGAAGATCGGCGAGGCCTTCGCCGAAGCCCGTGAGTTGATGCAGCAGCATCGTGTGCCGGTGGTGGTCGAGATCATTCTTGAGCGGGTGACCAATATCTCCATGGGCACCGATCTCAAGGGAATCAACGAGTTCGAGGAGCTGGCCGAGAATCAGGAAGACGCGCCGACGTCCATCGCCGCTTTGACCTGA
- a CDS encoding 2-hydroxy-3-oxopropionate reductase, translated as MSKIGFIGLGIMGRPMAGHLLDAGHELTTVKRGSLDETLASKGMKELDNPKAVAEGAEVVITMVPDTPDVEEVLFGEGGVIEGLKPGTLVIDMSSIAPLATQEFAKRIHDAGGEYVDAPVSGGEGGAINAALTIMVGATQEGFERANPLLEIMGKTITHIGGHGAGQTCKVANQIVVALTIEAVSEGLLFASKAGADVSKVRESLLGGLAQSKILDVHGQRMIDRTFDPGFKIKLHQKDLNLALEGARSLDLALPGTANAQQLFQACAANGGADWDHAGILRALERLADHEVGSR; from the coding sequence ATGAGCAAGATCGGTTTTATTGGCCTTGGCATCATGGGGCGTCCCATGGCGGGCCACCTGCTGGACGCCGGCCATGAGCTGACCACCGTCAAGCGCGGCAGCCTGGACGAGACCCTGGCCTCCAAGGGGATGAAGGAGCTCGACAATCCCAAGGCGGTTGCCGAAGGGGCCGAGGTGGTCATCACCATGGTGCCGGATACCCCCGATGTCGAAGAGGTGCTGTTCGGCGAAGGTGGTGTCATCGAAGGGCTCAAGCCCGGCACCCTGGTGATCGACATGAGTTCCATCGCACCGCTGGCCACCCAGGAATTCGCCAAGCGCATCCACGATGCCGGCGGCGAATATGTCGACGCGCCGGTGTCCGGCGGCGAGGGCGGTGCGATCAATGCTGCCCTGACCATCATGGTCGGCGCTACCCAGGAAGGTTTCGAGCGTGCCAACCCGCTGCTCGAGATCATGGGCAAGACCATCACCCACATCGGTGGGCACGGTGCCGGCCAGACCTGCAAGGTGGCCAACCAGATCGTCGTGGCGCTGACCATCGAGGCGGTGTCCGAGGGCCTGTTGTTCGCTTCCAAGGCCGGTGCCGACGTGTCCAAGGTGCGCGAATCGCTGCTCGGCGGCCTGGCCCAGTCGAAGATTCTCGACGTGCACGGCCAGCGGATGATCGACCGCACCTTCGATCCGGGTTTCAAGATCAAGCTGCACCAGAAGGATCTCAACCTGGCGCTCGAAGGCGCGCGCAGCCTCGACCTGGCCCTGCCCGGTACTGCCAATGCCCAGCAGTTGTTCCAGGCCTGCGCCGCGAACGGTGGCGCCGACTGGGATCACGCCGGCATCCTGCGTGCTCTCGAACGGCTCGCCGACCACGAAGTCGGTAGCCGCTGA
- a CDS encoding glycerate kinase type-2 family protein: protein MNALSPLLSSDRPEAVRSWLVRLGETAVEAVHPDSLLPDKLPTPPAGRTLVVGAGKAAAAMAAALERAWQSRYPEAPLEGLVVTRYGHGPQGQGAECRHIEVLEASHPMPDDLSERAARRMLESVEGLGEDDLVIALISGGGSALMTLPAPGVGLDEKQALNKALLRCGAPIREINTVRRHLSAIKGGRLAATAHPARVLTWLISDVPGDEASLIASGPTLPDATTPADALAILERHGIEISPDVRRHLEAPGEAPRAGDADFSRDESEILARARDALAAGQVAAEAEGIEVRLLGDDLEGEARELGRAQGRMALSAQDGLTRPLLILSGGETSVTVRGDGRGGRNVEYLLGLFSTLKGAPGIHALAIDTDGIDGSEDNAGAIFGPACWERMLKLGLDPDDYLSRNDAYTFFDALDDLIVTGPTRTNVNDFRAILVLPRTS, encoded by the coding sequence ATGAATGCCCTTTCCCCGCTGCTTTCCTCCGATCGGCCCGAGGCCGTGCGCAGTTGGCTCGTTCGCCTCGGCGAGACCGCCGTTGAAGCCGTGCATCCGGATTCGCTGTTGCCCGACAAGCTGCCGACACCGCCGGCCGGCCGCACTCTGGTGGTGGGGGCCGGCAAGGCCGCTGCCGCCATGGCGGCGGCCCTGGAACGTGCCTGGCAGAGCCGTTATCCCGAGGCGCCGCTCGAGGGCCTGGTGGTCACTCGCTATGGCCATGGTCCACAAGGGCAGGGCGCCGAATGCCGCCATATCGAGGTGCTGGAGGCATCCCACCCGATGCCCGACGACCTGAGCGAACGCGCCGCGCGCCGCATGCTCGAGTCCGTCGAGGGGCTCGGCGAGGACGACCTGGTGATCGCGCTGATCTCCGGAGGCGGTTCGGCGTTGATGACCCTGCCGGCACCCGGGGTCGGCCTGGACGAAAAGCAGGCCCTCAACAAGGCATTGCTGCGCTGTGGCGCGCCGATCCGTGAGATCAACACGGTGCGTCGCCACCTGTCCGCCATCAAGGGTGGGCGCCTGGCCGCCACCGCGCATCCGGCGCGCGTGCTGACCTGGCTCATCTCGGACGTGCCCGGTGACGAAGCTTCGCTGATCGCTTCCGGCCCGACCCTGCCCGATGCCACCACGCCGGCCGATGCCCTGGCGATTCTCGAACGACACGGCATCGAGATATCGCCCGACGTGCGTCGGCACCTGGAAGCGCCCGGCGAGGCGCCCCGTGCCGGTGATGCAGACTTTTCCCGGGACGAAAGCGAGATCCTCGCCCGGGCCCGGGATGCCCTGGCCGCCGGTCAGGTGGCCGCCGAGGCCGAGGGCATCGAGGTGCGCCTGCTGGGTGACGATCTGGAAGGCGAGGCCCGCGAACTGGGGCGGGCCCAGGGGCGGATGGCGCTGTCCGCGCAGGATGGCCTGACCCGGCCGTTGCTGATCCTGTCCGGCGGCGAGACCAGCGTGACCGTCCGTGGTGACGGCCGCGGCGGGCGCAATGTCGAATACCTGCTGGGGCTTTTCTCGACCCTCAAGGGCGCGCCGGGCATTCACGCCCTGGCCATCGACACCGATGGCATCGATGGCTCCGAGGACAACGCTGGCGCCATCTTCGGGCCAGCCTGCTGGGAGCGCATGCTCAAACTCGGTCTTGATCCGGACGACTATCTGTCACGTAATGACGCCTATACTTTCTTTGATGCGCTGGATGACCTGATCGTTACCGGTCCGACGCGCACCAACGTCAACGACTTTCGTGCCATTCTGGTATTGCCGAGGACCTCATGA
- the hyi gene encoding hydroxypyruvate isomerase, whose translation MPKFAANLSMLFTEVDFLDRFEAAAKAGFKGVEYLFPYDFEAGEIKQRLDDNGLTQVLFNLPAGDWGAGERGIACHPDRVEEFRAGVDRAIEYAKVLGNTQVNCLAGIQPEGVSDDEARKTLVDNLRFAAEKLEAAGILLIAEPINTRDIPGFFLNRTEQALAIFDEVGSQNLKLQYDIYHMQIMEGDLAPTIEKHFGRIAHVQLADNPGRHEPGTGEINYPFLFDHLDRLGYDGWIGCEYKPAGSTQEGLGWLDGVR comes from the coding sequence ATGCCCAAGTTTGCCGCCAACCTCAGCATGTTGTTCACCGAGGTGGACTTTCTCGATCGCTTCGAGGCCGCCGCCAAGGCTGGCTTCAAGGGGGTCGAATACCTCTTTCCCTACGACTTCGAGGCCGGTGAGATCAAGCAACGCCTCGACGACAACGGTCTGACTCAGGTGCTGTTCAACCTGCCGGCCGGTGACTGGGGCGCCGGCGAGCGCGGCATCGCCTGTCATCCGGACCGTGTCGAGGAATTCCGCGCCGGTGTCGACCGGGCGATCGAGTATGCCAAGGTGCTGGGCAATACCCAGGTCAACTGCCTGGCCGGCATTCAGCCCGAAGGCGTCAGCGACGACGAGGCGCGCAAGACCCTGGTGGATAACCTGCGCTTCGCCGCCGAGAAGCTCGAGGCCGCCGGCATCCTGTTGATCGCCGAGCCGATCAACACCCGCGACATCCCGGGGTTCTTCCTCAACCGTACCGAGCAGGCGCTGGCGATCTTCGATGAGGTGGGTAGCCAGAACCTGAAGCTGCAGTACGACATTTACCACATGCAGATCATGGAAGGGGACCTGGCGCCGACCATCGAGAAGCATTTCGGTCGCATCGCTCACGTGCAGCTTGCCGATAACCCCGGTCGTCACGAGCCGGGCACCGGCGAGATCAACTATCCCTTCCTGTTCGATCATCTCGATCGCCTGGGCTATGACGGCTGGATCGGCTGCGAGTACAAGCCGGCCGGGTCTACGCAGGAAGGGCTGGGCTGGCTGGATGGCGTGCGCTGA
- a CDS encoding GntR family transcriptional regulator, with amino-acid sequence MNNAWHKEMLAEVKAGGRISDQDIVEKVRRAVLMQRLPPDTKLPEVTLGEVFGVSRSVVRKALTRLASEHVVDQRPNQVARVRAPSIEETRETFEARRLVEGEVVAQLAGQLDDEIMATLETQARQETEAYERGDEPARIEHSLTIHHLLAEHSPNRVLGAMLTDLVLRTSIVIALYKRPSLASCYLENDHPRLLDRLGKGDGEAARTCIHEHLHSLEALLDLRPRENSIDLMSILGRTAEQT; translated from the coding sequence ATGAATAACGCCTGGCACAAGGAGATGCTGGCCGAGGTCAAGGCCGGCGGTCGCATCAGCGACCAGGATATCGTCGAGAAGGTCAGACGCGCGGTCTTGATGCAGCGTCTGCCGCCGGATACCAAACTGCCCGAGGTGACGCTGGGCGAGGTGTTCGGTGTCAGCCGCTCGGTCGTGCGCAAGGCGTTGACGCGCCTGGCTTCCGAGCATGTCGTCGACCAACGGCCCAACCAGGTGGCTCGGGTGCGTGCGCCGAGCATCGAGGAAACCCGCGAGACCTTCGAGGCGCGTCGTCTGGTCGAGGGGGAAGTCGTCGCGCAGTTGGCCGGACAACTCGATGACGAGATCATGGCGACCCTGGAAACCCAGGCGCGGCAGGAAACCGAGGCCTATGAACGCGGCGACGAGCCGGCGCGGATCGAGCATTCCCTGACGATCCACCACCTGCTGGCCGAGCACTCGCCCAACCGGGTGCTGGGCGCGATGCTCACCGACCTGGTGCTGCGCACTTCCATCGTCATCGCGCTCTACAAGCGTCCGAGCCTGGCATCCTGCTATCTGGAAAACGACCACCCGCGCCTGCTCGACCGGCTCGGCAAGGGAGACGGCGAGGCCGCGCGCACCTGCATCCACGAGCATCTGCACAGCCTCGAGGCCTTGCTCGACCTTCGTCCCCGCGAGAACAGTATCGATTTGATGTCGATCCTGGGGCGTACCGCCGAACAAACCTAG
- a CDS encoding YfcC family protein has translation MILFIFIALASIATYFVPAGTYERIPGPSGRTTIDATSFQYVESTPVGPVDFMLAIPNGLMSAGQVVFFTFMIGGMFMVLRRTGIIEIGVDKLSRRFASRSLLMIPVLMTTFAVVATLIGTQELSLVYVPVILPLMIALRFDSVTAAAVALCATTAGFTTGVLNPINTGLGQQLSGLPLYSGFALRAVAFVIILCIGIFFVMRYARRIHDDPSLSLMADDANEAEKRSSYQHATDEGALVASSRQKLAALAAFGFFALLVYGVLAQGWFMMEMAGLFIIMGIVVGLIAGLKGDEICEGFNQGFRDVLVGAMIAGIARGVAVVLEDGQIMDTLVHGLGNLVGELPSLLSAIGMYFAQLGFNFVVPSGSGQALVTMPIMAPLADLIGVTRQTAVLAYQLGDGIGNILYPTSGYFMATLALAGVPWQKWVKFFFPLFCTWVLTSLCFLMFAQATQWVG, from the coding sequence GTGATTCTGTTCATCTTCATCGCTCTTGCCTCGATAGCCACGTATTTCGTGCCTGCCGGCACCTACGAGCGTATTCCTGGACCCAGCGGTCGCACCACCATCGACGCCACCTCCTTCCAGTACGTCGAGTCGACCCCAGTAGGTCCGGTGGATTTCATGCTGGCAATCCCCAATGGCCTGATGAGTGCCGGCCAGGTGGTATTTTTCACCTTCATGATCGGCGGCATGTTCATGGTCCTGAGACGCACCGGTATCATCGAGATCGGTGTCGACAAGCTGAGCCGACGATTCGCCAGTAGAAGCTTGCTGATGATTCCGGTGCTCATGACCACCTTTGCCGTGGTGGCCACACTGATCGGCACTCAGGAGCTGTCGCTTGTCTACGTGCCGGTCATCCTGCCCTTGATGATTGCCCTGCGCTTCGATTCGGTGACCGCCGCCGCCGTGGCGCTCTGCGCCACTACCGCCGGCTTCACCACCGGCGTCCTCAACCCCATCAACACAGGGCTCGGCCAACAACTGTCTGGCCTGCCTCTCTATTCCGGCTTCGCTCTGCGTGCAGTCGCCTTCGTCATCATCCTGTGTATCGGCATCTTTTTCGTCATGCGCTATGCGCGCAGGATTCACGACGACCCATCGCTGAGCCTGATGGCCGATGACGCCAACGAAGCGGAGAAACGCTCTTCCTACCAGCACGCCACCGACGAAGGAGCCCTGGTTGCCAGCTCTCGCCAGAAGCTCGCCGCCCTTGCCGCTTTCGGCTTCTTCGCCCTGTTGGTGTACGGCGTACTCGCGCAAGGCTGGTTCATGATGGAAATGGCCGGCCTGTTCATCATCATGGGCATTGTCGTCGGCTTGATCGCCGGCCTGAAGGGCGACGAAATCTGCGAGGGGTTCAATCAGGGCTTCCGCGATGTCCTGGTTGGCGCCATGATCGCCGGGATCGCTCGGGGTGTCGCCGTGGTGCTCGAAGATGGCCAGATCATGGACACGCTGGTCCATGGGCTGGGCAACCTCGTCGGCGAACTGCCCAGCCTGCTGTCGGCCATCGGCATGTACTTCGCCCAACTCGGCTTCAACTTCGTGGTGCCTTCCGGCAGCGGCCAGGCCCTGGTGACCATGCCCATCATGGCCCCCTTGGCCGACCTCATCGGCGTCACTCGACAAACCGCCGTATTGGCCTATCAGCTCGGCGATGGCATCGGCAACATCCTCTATCCCACGTCCGGCTACTTCATGGCAACTCTGGCATTGGCTGGAGTCCCCTGGCAGAAGTGGGTCAAGTTCTTCTTCCCGCTTTTCTGTACCTGGGTGCTGACCTCGCTGTGCTTTCTGATGTTCGCCCAAGCCACTCAATGGGTCGGCTAG
- the pyk gene encoding pyruvate kinase, protein MTLPPHAPIHEPIRRTKIVATLGPASDRPGVLERMIAAGVDVVRLNFSHGSADDHRRRLVEVREIATRLGRSVAALGDLQGPKIRIARFRDGAVELEQGQAFVLDVALDGEAGDAGRVGCDYKALADDVAPGDRLLLDDGRLVVDVTRVAGSEIHTTVVQGGRLSNNKGINKQGGGLSAPALTDKDKADLATAIDIGVDYLAVSFPRSAADMHEARALLGSAGAEIGLVAKLERAEAVADDATLDGIIEASEAVMVARGDLGVEIGDEALIGTQKRIIKHARSHNRAVITATQMMESMIEAPLPTRAEVFDVANAVLDATDAVMLSAETAAGDFPVETIEAMARVCLGAERERIAQESGHRIHEGFSRIDETIALSAMYAANHLAGVAAIACMTATGYTPLIASRIRSGLPIVGLAHNPVAQRRMALYRGVISLPFDTSEMTAGELNDRALERLVAQGIAEPGDHVILTRGDHMNAHGGTNTLKILDVGDDHGAG, encoded by the coding sequence ATGACGCTGCCCCCCCATGCTCCGATCCACGAGCCGATTCGCCGCACCAAGATCGTCGCCACCCTCGGGCCGGCCAGCGACCGGCCCGGCGTGCTCGAACGGATGATCGCCGCCGGCGTCGATGTGGTACGCCTCAACTTCTCCCACGGCTCGGCCGACGACCATCGGCGCCGGCTCGTCGAGGTGCGCGAGATCGCCACCCGACTCGGCCGCAGCGTGGCCGCCCTGGGCGATCTGCAGGGCCCCAAGATCCGCATCGCCCGCTTCCGTGACGGCGCCGTGGAACTCGAGCAGGGCCAGGCCTTCGTGCTCGACGTCGCCCTGGATGGCGAGGCCGGCGACGCCGGCCGGGTCGGCTGCGACTACAAGGCCCTGGCCGACGATGTCGCCCCCGGCGATCGCCTGCTGCTCGACGACGGCCGCCTGGTGGTCGACGTCACCCGTGTGGCCGGCAGCGAGATCCACACCACCGTGGTCCAGGGCGGCCGGCTCTCCAACAACAAGGGCATCAACAAGCAGGGCGGCGGCCTCTCCGCCCCGGCACTGACCGACAAGGACAAGGCCGACCTGGCGACCGCCATCGACATCGGCGTCGACTACCTGGCGGTGTCCTTCCCGCGCAGCGCCGCCGACATGCACGAGGCTCGGGCACTGCTCGGCAGCGCCGGCGCCGAGATCGGCCTGGTGGCCAAGCTCGAGCGTGCCGAGGCGGTGGCCGACGACGCCACCCTGGACGGCATCATCGAGGCCAGCGAGGCGGTGATGGTGGCGCGCGGCGATCTCGGCGTGGAGATCGGCGACGAGGCCCTGATCGGCACCCAGAAGCGCATCATCAAGCATGCGCGCAGCCACAACCGCGCGGTGATCACCGCCACCCAGATGATGGAATCGATGATCGAGGCGCCGCTGCCGACCCGTGCCGAGGTGTTCGACGTGGCTAATGCCGTGCTCGATGCCACCGATGCGGTGATGCTCTCCGCCGAGACTGCCGCCGGCGATTTCCCGGTGGAAACCATCGAGGCCATGGCGCGGGTCTGCCTGGGCGCCGAGCGCGAGCGCATCGCCCAGGAATCCGGGCACCGCATCCACGAGGGCTTCTCGCGGATCGACGAGACCATCGCCCTGTCGGCGATGTACGCCGCCAACCACCTCGCCGGGGTGGCGGCCATCGCCTGCATGACGGCCACCGGCTACACGCCGCTGATCGCCTCACGGATCCGCTCGGGGCTGCCGATCGTCGGGCTGGCCCACAACCCCGTCGCCCAGCGGCGCATGGCGTTGTATCGTGGGGTGATCTCCCTGCCCTTCGACACCAGCGAGATGACCGCCGGCGAGCTCAACGATCGCGCGCTGGAGCGTCTGGTGGCCCAGGGCATTGCCGAGCCGGGCGACCATGTGATCCTCACCCGGGGCGATCACATGAATGCCCACGGTGGCACCAATACCCTGAAGATCCTCGATGTGGGCGATGACCACGGTGCCGGCTGA
- a CDS encoding ureidoglycolate lyase, with protein MLELEARPLTQEAFAPFGEVIDTRIADYFHINAGRTRRYHDLARVETLGEEARALISIFVSQPVEVPLTLDFLERHPQGSQAFVPMHEERFLIVVAPPGESIDPESVRAFVTDGRQGVNYRAGTWHAIQSVLEREGEFLVVDRGGQGNNCDEYPIEIRVTLPEHEVVASSDTEFEERQ; from the coding sequence ATGCTTGAACTCGAGGCACGCCCGCTGACTCAGGAGGCGTTCGCCCCCTTCGGCGAGGTGATCGATACGCGCATTGCCGATTACTTTCATATCAATGCCGGTCGTACCCGGCGTTACCATGATCTGGCGCGGGTCGAGACGCTGGGCGAGGAGGCGAGGGCGCTGATCAGCATCTTCGTCAGCCAGCCCGTCGAGGTGCCGCTGACGCTGGATTTCCTCGAACGCCATCCTCAGGGCAGCCAGGCTTTCGTGCCGATGCATGAGGAGCGCTTCTTGATCGTGGTGGCGCCGCCCGGCGAGAGTATCGATCCCGAGAGTGTGCGGGCTTTCGTCACCGACGGTCGCCAGGGCGTCAACTACCGCGCCGGTACCTGGCATGCCATTCAGTCCGTGCTGGAGCGCGAGGGTGAATTCCTGGTGGTGGACCGCGGCGGCCAGGGCAACAATTGCGACGAGTATCCCATCGAGATCCGGGTGACCCTGCCCGAGCATGAGGTCGTCGCGTCGTCAGACACTGAATTCGAGGAGAGGCAATGA